In Streptococcus oralis, a single window of DNA contains:
- a CDS encoding GNAT family N-acetyltransferase, translating to MLRNLQETDVNAICEINQEALGYSFSPEDTASQLTRLSQDSHHFLLGYEDEVSHVLLGYVHAEVYESLYSKAGFNILGFAVSPQAQGQGIGKSLLQGLDQEAKRRGYGFIRLNSADHRLGAHAFYEKVGYTCDKVQKRFIRIF from the coding sequence ATGCTAAGAAATTTGCAAGAAACAGATGTGAATGCTATATGTGAGATTAACCAAGAGGCTTTGGGCTATTCTTTTAGTCCAGAGGACACAGCTAGTCAACTAACTAGACTGTCTCAGGATTCTCATCATTTCCTACTTGGCTATGAGGATGAGGTCAGCCATGTCCTACTTGGATATGTCCATGCTGAAGTTTATGAATCCCTCTATTCCAAAGCAGGATTTAATATTTTAGGCTTTGCGGTTTCGCCTCAAGCACAAGGGCAAGGTATCGGTAAAAGCTTACTGCAAGGGTTGGATCAAGAAGCAAAAAGACGGGGTTATGGGTTTATCCGCTTAAACTCTGCTGATCATCGTCTGGGAGCTCATGCATTTTATGAAAAAGTTGGTTATACTTGTGATAAAGTGCAGAAACGGTTTATTCGCATCTTTTAG